A stretch of DNA from Candidatus Spechtbacterales bacterium:
GTGCCCGCACTTCCGGGCTGCCACAGTCAGGGTGAAACCGAAAAAGAGGCATTAGAAAATATTAAAGATGCCATTTTGGCATATTTAGAAATAACCAAGCGGGAACTTAAGGATACTAAAGTGAAAGAGGTAGATATTGAACTTTCATAAATATGCTTTTTACAGATGTATCGGGTAAACGCGCGATATCGGCCTTTAAGAGGGCCGGTTTTTGGATTTTAAAAACAAGAAGCACAAAACACGTAGGTATGAGCAACGG
This window harbors:
- a CDS encoding type II toxin-antitoxin system HicB family antitoxin — translated: MKYLTLVHKSKYGYDVHVPALPGCHSQGETEKEALENIKDAILAYLEITKRELKDTKVKEVDIELS